The window TTAGGTGTTCATTGGGTCGAAatggattaatatttttttctgtctgaacCTTAGAAAACAAATTATGGCAAATCATTAGCATGCAAACACAAAACCACACAATGAAACAAACATGCTCTGAAACTACTTCATTTTAACTTTCCTTTGGAGGACGATGAGACTCAAAGGTCATATGACTGACTGAAAGACTGTATACATCAACAAGAGTGCAGAGCATGTGACAtttaatagaaagaaaaaaaaaaacgtttgtacAATTCTACAAAATCTCTTACAGTTGTCAAAAAGGACCTGTGATCACATTATAAATAGTATTTATGTCTCATGCACTGCAGTGAATAGATCTAAAATGGCATGGAATGTAAAACCAGAGTTGTACTGTAAGTTTGTGGTTCTGGGAGGCTGCTTgcaatattcaaaatatcttcgaAAGCCACCACTTAAATACAACACGGTCAATGTCTATCTGTGAACTGAGACACAGTCGCAGATAGAGATGATGCATTGCGGTTGCATGATTAAATACAGACAAATATACATTAGGTAAAGTATATTCGATTGAAGTGAGAGGAAGTACTCTGCATTCAGCAGGCATCTTAGGCATCCAGAGAATAGCATACAAACCAGAATCTTTACATTACCCATTACAACAGATAGAGAGGTAAGTGGCTGCTTAGATAAAGCCCTGAAAACAACTTCCTGCCTTCCAATAAGTAGgcttaaattacaataaaaacacaacagaGCACAGGATTACTAGAACAACACAACACATCAGGATACAGTTCAACCACACTAAAGGAAGGACACTGCTGAGGTCAATAATATCTGGTTTTCGGGTACAGCATGTTTGGAAACTGCCTGCAGCACAACCATCCAAATCACACTGCAGAGATGAGGTAATCAGATTGGATATATCTAGACAAGTACTGTATGTCCACCACCAGTCTAGTGGTGTGTTCTCTCACTTACCTTTCATTTTTACCCTAAGATTGATTGTGGTTTTCTTGGTGGTGGAATGCTTGTATGAATCGAACTCAAAGAAGCGTGACACCTCACATTCGTATGTGCCAGAGTCTTTTAGGGTAACGTTTAGGATGCTAATTGAGACGTCCTGCAGGTCCTTGCTGCCGTTCCATGTCAGACGGCCCTTCCAGTACATTTCTACATCCTTTGGCTCCTGTGGCTCACGATCATACTGATAGATCTGTACAGGGGAAATTATTTTGtgtcagatattattattatttttttaatacgtaaaaaaaaaaactaagagatGATCTCACAAGCACTTTTCTTTTATCTTCTCCAGTGAAGAACCAGTCCACTTTGGTCTCGGCAGGGATCTCCTCTCGTTTCATGCAGTAGCTGCAGGTTAACTTCATAACACGGCCTATGATGGCCTCTGTGTCTGATGCTACTTCCACACACACCAGCCTGACCTCCTGCACTGCAGAAAATACAGAGtattaccacacacacactgtgtaaaTCTagctatctgtctatccatctgtctgtctgtctatctatctatctatctatctatctatctatctatctatctatctatctatctatctatctatctatctatctatctatctatctgtctatctgtctgtctattccaTCTGtcagtctatccatccatctctgCACCTTTCATCAACATGTAGGACATACAGTCATGCCCTTTGGCGTGAAAAGTTAACACTTTCCTAAAAGCATAGCTTCAGTCTGCATATACTTAAGGAGGTCAATTAAATCTAAGGCAGAGATTTCTCAAGGGAGCACCAGAGAataagaaagagagacagagagagagatcattaTTCATTACAAGCTCCAATTCCAGAAAGAGCTCACAGCCAGATCACTTCTGCTCAGACAAAAACATACCTTATAGCACAATGATTTCTGCAGACATATGTTCAGTATTGGCGGCACAGAATGCCTCATTAAGCAGGGGCCGGGCCGGGATGAGGCCTCAGTCATGTGAAGATTTTTCTGGAGCGTTCACTCGACTGTGAACATAACCTCTCTGCCATTGTTGAAATTGAGGCCATCTTACATAACTCATAGCCTCCAGCCCAAGCTGCCAACACTGAACGTGCCTTTTCTGTTTGAAGGGTCATATGGGCCAATGGAAATGCCAAATGTAGCTGTCCATTCCAAAAATACGGACAATGTATAAAGATGACAGTTGTGACATATTTCACTACGAGTCAAAGAATGCAATCTTAAAGGTAgattaaattctattttaaatctgttctgatgacaCCAGACTGCCACAGTCAGTGAAGCAGTGTGAGTCCTTGACACTTATGGTACTGTTTAGAGCTGAATCAATGCCATCTTTGTCTgggattgtatatatatatatatatatatatatatatatatattttttttttcttttttacagatgTGAGATGTACTGTCTGTACTAATGTTCTGATGTATAATTTACTGATTTATCTACTAGGATATACAGACATTTAAGAAGCTGTGGGAGGGAGTTAGTGaaaataattttgagaaaaaaaaatagtaaacagGGTTTTCATAAAATtatctattatatattatttaggtTCTGATATGCTAATTTCATGTACTGCAAATATCACAACCacaaataatttagaaattacttttaattacaaaaaagtcATATGGTcagtttaacacatttaaatgcaattgCATTTCTGAAAAATGAAGACAAGATTTTACACTACCcactattaatattactattattgttctAGCATTTTCTTTCCATACTTTGTACATAACAAAATGGTGTCTtgcacaaattttttttattgttctaatgctacttttaaaatgtcaaaatacttaccagcaaatatgaacagcAATAGAAAATGCAGCACAAGCCTCATGTGAGATGCCATGCTGGGAGATCTAACAACAGAGTGGCTTCTCAGGTAGAGTGTTCCTCTAAGTGcttcaagaaaaaagaaaagtcgACACTGACTTGATTTCGCAGAGGTTAAagaggttacacacacacacacacacacacacacacatatatatatatatatatacacacacacacacacacacacacatatataactcGTATAGAAAAATagttcagcaccacggacagcgccCAATCTTAATTTCTTACATTTGATACTTTTATGAAACAACTTGGAGCTGACGTTTCATGCAGGGCTACGGGACTGAATGAACGTTGAACGTTGTCGTGTTTTTCAAGAGAAAGTTTGAGCTTTCTTACCGTGAACGTTTTAAACTAGAAGTGGACGCCGCTGTTCCATTTCGATACTTGAATCTGAAGACCTGTGGTTTTTAATGATTCCTGTAGAAAATTCGCGCGGAACGAAGAAATCCAGCGCTTTCACAACGAGCTGATAGAGAAGATGTCAGTGACAGAGAAGGATTACCGTTTCCTTTTGTTTCCTTTTACATCCACATAAGCAGTAAGGATGCTCCATCGTCAAACCTCTGCCGCTGTAGAATAAGAGACGCCTGCCTTTGTTTTCTTCCTAATAGCCACTTACTCATGATAGACATTGAtcagtgcgcatgcgctgcttggTCTACTTTCAACCATTACTTCTACAAACGGTGCTTAGAAGTGAATTTCTTCACTGAATAAGCGAGtcttaaaacaactaaaaaataaTCACTGTGAATTAAAACATTGACAAAAAGGCGATATTTTAAGGATGCTTTTCATAAACGTTAGGTTGAAATTGTCacgtgtttaaaatgttttaataattttatattacagttttattcaacttattaattacaatatttgATGGCCAAAAACATGATTACATGTTTTTGCATGTTAACTTTTTGTGTATCATTTAATAGTTTTTCTGCTTAAAAAGAGAGGATGTTGCtaaaaaggatgttaatataggATGTTTAATAGCAGTTTTCATGGTGACAACTTTGCCCAGACAGTATTACAACATTCCccagctatgaaaaaaaaaaaaaaaaaaaaaaaaagattttacattGAACTGTAATTTTTTTCTCTGGACTAGTCTGTTGAAATGTTAAGTACTGTAGTCAATTATTTGGTctacacaaaaaatgtaaaattttaaaaccCACCATAAAAAGTATTAACTGATCTAAAAAGTGTGATTAGCCCAATCTCCCCTATACTAAATAGTTCAATTCAAGGCAGATGCCTAATAAGTGATTTGATTATAGGTGGCAGTGGAGTCCTTATGTCCTGGCAACTTACGCAATAGAACGAGACAAATATGAAACCAAAGTTTCATCGGAGCCCACATATTTAACACAGATCAGAGATGTACACTATCATCCATCCTTCAGTCATCAGTTATTGTCTCTTCTTCCCTCATAAACAACATCCATCAACCCCAGCGAGCTGTACATCATGTGCTGTGTGCATCTGTATGCTTCAATTGTCTCCGCTCGAGAACTGCATTTCATCATTCAAACCCACACATTGGTCCACCTTAACATATGTGTGGTAAGGGAAGCAGCTTCATCGCAATTACTGCAATTATTACATGAGTCACACTGAATCCAACCTTTCCAGTTTGCAGTCACCACATGGATGATAACTGTTGAAGAACCTGACAACTGCAAAATAGCattttgaactaaaataaaaacaaaattgtggCATATGTTCAAATAAGAccaaaaaattatgcaaaacataTGTATATTGCATGggttttaaaagaatagttcaaccaaaaatgaaaatgtactcaccctcaggacatccaggatggagatgagtttgtttccttaGGATTACATCACATGCTCACAAAtgcatgctctgcagtgaatgagtcagaatgagtccaaacagcttataaaaacatcaaaacaatccACAAAAAAAGCTgcgtgtttttaagaaacaaatccatcatttagaCATTCTTTACTTCAAATCATTGCTTTCAGTAAAGTCCTATATCTATAATATTGCTTAAAGTGAAAAAGAATTCTCGTCTAAATCATGGGAGAAATATACACAGATATTGCATATCGACCCATTCACTGCTCAGGATCAATTGGTGAgcaaatgctaaatttctccaaaagaaacaaactcatctagatcttGGATGGCCCGAGAGAATACATttgcagcaaattttcattttcaggtgaactattcttttaagttaAAATGCTTTCAGTCACATAACTAGCAGCATATCTAAATAGTGCACATAAGGACAAACACCTAATGGAAAACATCtgagaattaaaataaacatttttacaacACTCCAGTAATCGATCTGGTTTGAAATGCATATTCAAATGCTACAGTAGATGCTTATGCTCACAATGGTTTAGCCATATGCAACAGTGTGCATGTACACCCATCTTGCTTTTCTATACAGATCAAATGGATTCTTCTTCCATATGGTACCACTGAGAGGAATGATTTGTTAAAACAAATGTAAGATTTGTGTCTAATCTTGCAATGAGAAAGTCGATGATTTAATCTTGCTAAAATAGTATGGAAACCCAGTGAAGCTCAGAGTTAAGGATTACAGATTTCATCATTGGGATTATGGCTGCTTTATTATGACGACCGCACAGGAAGAGAAGAACACATGGCTCACAGACCTAGAAATTATCTCTACACAGCACAGAGACCATTTGTTTCCACTAGTGCAGTCGTGCCAGATGCTTTCCAGTG is drawn from Carassius auratus strain Wakin chromosome 40, ASM336829v1, whole genome shotgun sequence and contains these coding sequences:
- the LOC113058430 gene encoding sodium channel subunit beta-3-like isoform X2, which encodes MASHMRLVLHFLLLFIFAVQEVRLVCVEVASDTEAIIGRVMKLTCSYCMKREEIPAETKVDWFFTGEDKRKVLIYQYDREPQEPKDVEMYWKGRLTWNGSKDLQDVSISILNVTLKDSGTYECEVSRFFEFDSYKHSTTKKTTINLRVKMKASEDTAALYSEIMMYVLLVFLTFWLLMEMIYCYRKISKSEEQMQDTAY
- the LOC113058430 gene encoding sodium channel subunit beta-3-like isoform X1; the encoded protein is MASHMRLVLHFLLLFIFAVQEVRLVCVEVASDTEAIIGRVMKLTCSYCMKREEIPAETKVDWFFTGEDKRKVLIYQYDREPQEPKDVEMYWKGRLTWNGSKDLQDVSISILNVTLKDSGTYECEVSRFFEFDSYKHSTTKKTTINLRVKMKASEDTAALYSEIMMYVLLVFLTFWLLMEMIYCYRKISKSEEQMQDTATDYLAIPSENKENPDPAVTE